CTCTGAGTCCGGCGGCCTTCGTCTTTCCAGCCCTGGCTTCAGGAGACGGCGATGGCGTCAATCTCCACCTTGGAGCCACGCGGCAGCGCGGACACCTGCACGGTGGCGCGGGCCGGCGGCGCGCCGGTGAAGTAGCGGCCATAGACTTCGTTCACCCGGGCGAAGTCGCCCAGATCGGTGAGGAAGATGGTGCAGCGCACGACGTGGGAGAAGTCCAGCCCGCTGGCGGCGAGCACGGCCTTCAGATTCTCCATCACCCGCTCCGCCTGCACGACGACGTCGCCCTGCACCATCTCCATGGTGGCGGGGTCGAGCGGAATCTGGCCGGAGAGGAAGGTCATCTTCCCGGCGTCCACCTGCACCGCCTGGGAATACGGGCCAATGGCCTTGGGGGCCTGGTCGGAGTGGATTGCCTTGCGAGCCATGCGGCGCACCTCGGGGTGAGAGCGGCCCGAATCGGGCCGCCGGGGTTTCCGGGCGCTCTACCACGAAAGGCGAAGGCGGTTAGATGCGCTCGACCGAGTAGACGCCCTGGAGCCGCTCGATGGTTCGCATCAGGTCGGTGAGCTGCTTGAGGTCGGAGATGATGACCTCGAAAGTGTTCACCGCCCGGTCATCTCCGGTGGCCCGGCAGTTGGCCTGGGAGATGTTGACGCCCTTCTTGGAGAAGGTGTTGGTGATGTCCGCCAGCAGGCCCGGCCGGTCCGCGGTGAGGACGCGCAGGGTGACGGGGCGCTTGAAGTCGCCCCGGACGTCCCACGACACGTCCACGCGCCGCTCGGGGTCCGTGGCCAGTGCCTTTTCACAGCCGACCGTGTGCACCGTGACGCCCCGCCCCCGGGTGATGAAGCCCGCGATGGGATCTCCGGGGACGGGGTTGCAACACCGCCCGAAGCGCACGAGGACATCGTCCACGCCGCCAATCTGCACGCCGCTGCGGTTGCTGCGGCCCACCAGCCGCTTCGCCAGGTCGGTGACCCGGGACAGGCCCGGCAGCACCGAGTTGCCGGTTCCACCCGAGGTTGTCGCGGCGGCGGGGTTGGCGTCCCCACGCCCCCCGGCCTCCGCGGCGTTGAGCTTCTCCTGGGGAACGAGCCGGTGCGACAGCTGCTGCGGCGTCACCTTGCCGTAGCCAATGGCCACCAGCATGTCGTCTTCCACGCGGAAGCCCAGGTCCACGGCGGCCTTCTTCATCTCGCCGGACTTGACCAACCGGTTGAAGTTGAGCTGGAAGCGCTTGAGCTCGCGGTCCGCCAGCTCGCGCCCCAGTTGGAGGCTCTTCTCGCGCTGCTGCTGCTTGATGAAGCCGCGGATGCGCTGCTGCGCCCGGCTCGTCTTGACGAAGGTGAGCCAGTCCTTGGACGGGTGCTGCTGGGGGCTGGTGAGCACCTCCACCGTGTCCCCGTTCTTCATCTTGTAGCGGAGCGGGACGATCTTCCCGTTCACCTTGGCGCCCACGCACCGGTTGCCCACGTCCGAATGGATGGCGTAGGCGAAGTCCACCGGCGTGGCGCCGCGAGGCAGCGAGCGCACGTCGCCCTTGGGCGTGAAGACGAAGACCTCATCGGTGAAGAGGTCCACCTTCACCGTCTCCAGGAACTCCTTCGGGTCCTTCAGGTCCTGCTGCCACTCCATCAGCTGCCGCAGCCAGGCGAACTTCTCGTCATCCTTGGAGATGACGGCCTTGCCCTCCTTGTACTTCCAGTGCGCGGCGATGCCTTCCTCGGCGATCTTGTGCATCTCCAAGGTGCGGATCTGCACCTCCACGCGCTCGCTGAGCGGACCGATGATGGTCGTGTGCAGCGACTGGTACATGTTGGGCTTCGGAATCGCGATGAAGTCCTTGAAGCGCCCCGGCACCGGCTTCCACATCTCGTGCACGAGCCCCAGCGCCTCGTAACAGGAGGGCGCGGTGGGCGCGATGATGCGAAAGGCGATGATGTCGTGGATCTGATCGAAGTCGATGCCCTGTGACTTGATCTTCTTGTAGATGCTGTAGACGTGCTTGAAGCGGCCGCTCACCTCGCCCTTCAGCCCGCGCTCGGCCAGCTTGGAGCGGATGACGTCGCACGTGTCCTCGATGTACTTCTCCCGCTCCTTCTTGCGCTTGTTCAGCTTCGCCTGGAGCGCGAAGAACTCCTGCGGTTTGACGTAGCGGAAGCTCAGGTCCTCCAGCTCCGTCTTGATCCACGAAATGCCCAGCCGGTTGGCCAGCGGCGCGTAGATGTCGAGCGTCTCCTGCGCGATGCGGGCCTGCTTCTCCTCCGACATGTGGTCCAACGTCCGCATGTTGTGCGTGCGGTCCGCCAGCTTCACCAGGATGACGCGGATGTCCTGCGCCATCGCGATGATCATCTTCCGGAAGTTCTCCGCCTGCTTCTCCTCCTGCGACAGGCTGGCGGATGCGGAGAACTTGGACAGCTTGGTGACGCCGTCTACCAGGTGGGCCACTTCCGAACCGAAGAGCTCCGTCAGCTCCTCCTCGGTGGCCAGCGTGTCCTCAATGGTGTCGTGAAGGAGTCCGGTGACGATGGACGCCTCGTCCAGCTTGAGCTCGCCCAGGATGCCGGCGACCTCGAGCGGATGGACGAGGTAGGGCTCGCCTGACTTCCGGAGTTGACCCTGATGGACCTTGGCCGAATAGACGTAGGCCTTCTTGATGATGTCCAGGTCGGGGTCGGGGTGGTACTGGGAAACCCGTTGGAGGATGTCGTTCAGGCGAATCATCGAATGAGGAGCAATCGTAACTTTGCACCAACGGAGGGGCAACGTTGCCCCACACCTGGACGTCACCTCCCTCTGGGACACCCCAGTTGGTGCGTTCGCTTTCGTTGACCCGGTGTTTTACGGCCCCGTAGATTCGCCTCCGCACATGTCACAGCTCCTGCTGTCCTCCCTCGCCGTGGTCTGCCCGAACTGTGACGGGTACAACTCGCCTCGCTCGGCTGCATGTGTGCTCTGCGGCCAGGCGCTGGGCGAGCCCGCTGCCGCGCCCCGCCCCGCCGCCACGAAGCCGCCCCTCGCCGTCCCCCGGCCTGGTACGCCGCCCGGCAGCCGGCCGGTCGCGGTGTCCAATTTCCCCGGCGGCAAGGTGGCGGAGCCGGTGATTCCACCCGCTCCCAGCGCCATTCCACCGGGCCTGCGCCCCTCTGCCCGGACGCCGCCCCCCACCGCCGCGGGCCTGACCGTGGAACGGCCGCAGCAGCGCACCCCCACGGCGCCCCCGGGCATCATGGCCCGCACGGGCGGCGCCTCAGGCCCGGCCACCACCCGTCCGCCCCCGCCAGTTCCGGACAGCGCGATGCCCAGCCGGGCCGGCGTGGCGACCACGGCGCCGCGCCCCGCCCCTCCGGCCGCCTCCCGGTTCGGGCTCGCGGTCATCGCGGGCTCCGCCCGGGGCCAGCGCTACAAGCTGCCTGTCACCGGTTGCGTCGTGGGCCGCCAGCGCGGCGCCATCCTGTTCGCGGACGACGCCTTCGTGTCGCCCCTACACGCCACCTTCCTGGTGAAGGATGGCGCGCTGTACGTGCGGGACGAGTCCAGCGCCTCGGGCGTCTTCGTCACGGTGGGGGGCACGGAAGCCCTCACCCCGCGCACCCACTTCAGCGCGGGCCAGCGCCTGTTCCGTTTCACGGGCCGACTGGAGCCCCAGCCCCCCGTGACGGGACGGCCCGCCATCTACGGCGCCCCGGTGCCACTGGGGCAGGCCGTCTACGGTGTGGAGGAGATGCTCGTCGGTGGCCGGGCGGGACGCGCGGTGGTGACGGCGGCGCCGCTGCTCACCATCGGCCTGGCCCACTGTGACTTGAGCTTCCCAGGCGACGAGGGCCTCGCGGGCCGCCACTGCGAGCTGTCCCCAACGCCCACCGGTGCCCTGCTGAGGGACTTGTCCGGGGGCCTGGGCACCTATGTGCGCCTCGCGAGCGGCGTCGAGCGTCCGCTGCGCCCGGGAGACCGCGTCCGCCTGGGACAGCATGTGCTTCAGGTGGAGACGCTGGGCTGACGCGAGGCAGGCTGTGCCGTGGGGCATGCGCCCCGGTGCCCCTGAAGCTTCGTGTCCCGGGGCGGCAAGCCGACACCGCCCCTCGTGACGCCCCCCTCAGGGCGACGCGGGCTGCGCCACGGTGCCGCTCAGGCGCTGCTCGATGAGGGCACGCGCCTTGGAGGCGGGCTGCTCGCGCAGGTGACGATTCCACCAGCCCCGGGCCTCTTCCTTGTCCGGGTTCTGCCGGTGCCAGTAGACCTCGCCCAGCTTCAGGGCCAGCTCCGGGTCACCACTGCGGCTGAAGGCCTCGCGGTACTTCGTCGCCGCCAGCCCCACGTCCGCGCGCTGCAGTGCCTTGTCACCCTCTCGCGCCAGCTCCAGCGCGCGCTCGACGTTGCGCGCGCCCGAGACAATGGCCCGGTCGTAGAGCGGCACGTCGGGGCTCGCGCCCACGGCGGAGTTGTTGGCCCCCGCCGGCACCGGCGCATTCGTGGGCAGCGCATAGGGCAGGTCCTGCGCGCCCCCGCTGCCCGCGCCCATGAAGAAGTAGTAGGCGAAGAAGCCCAGCGCGGCGACCACCAGCAGGATGGTCAGCGACTTGAAGAAGAACGCCACCCCGCTGCTGCCGCCGGCCCCCGGCTGCGTGTGGACCAGCGAGTCCGTGTGCTCACGCGTGGCGGCCATCGCGTCGGCGTTCGCGGGCAACGGCTCCAGCACACCCGGCAGGGCGCGCACCGTGGCCTCCATGGTCACTTCGTTGCCCCACCCGGGGAGTGTGGCATCCCGGACATCACTCTGCGGACTGGCGGCGGACTTGCGCGGCAACGGCGCCAGTACCGCCGACGAGGCGGCCGAGCGCCGCGGCGCCGACTCCATGCGGCGGCGTTCCTTGTCCACGGCCTGCAGTTCGGCCTTGAAGGCCTCGGCGCTGGCGGGCCGGTCCGCCGGGTTCTTGGACAGCGCCCGGAGGATGAGCCGCTCCATGGCCGGAGAGATGCGCGCATCCGGCCGGCGGCGCGTGGGCGGCGGCGGCTCCTCGGTCAGGTGCTTGGTGGCGAAGCCCACCGCCGAGTCCGACTCGAAGGGCAGCAGGCCCGTCATCAACTGGTAGAGGATGACGCCCACCGCGTACAGGTCCGAGCGGTGGTCGAGCTGTGAGCCCCGCGCCTGCTCGGGCGACATGTATTCGGGGGTGCCGCACACGAAGCCCGCGCGGGTGAGCGCCGGACCGTCGTCCGTGGAGTCGGTGATCTTCGCGATGCCGAAGTCCAGCACCTTGACGAAGTCGGGCTCGTTGCGTCGCGGCTCCACCATGATGTTCTCTGGCTTGAGGTCGCGGTGGATGACGCCGGCGCCGTGCGCGTCCGACAGCGCGCTCAGCACCTGACTGACGATGCGGACCACGCGCCCCTCGTTCAGGGGCCACTCGCGGCTGAGAATCTGGTGCAGGTCCTGCCCCGCCACGTACTCCATGGCGATGAACAAGGCCCCGTCCTCGGCCTGGCCGAAGTCGAGCACGCTGATGGAGTTGGGGTGGTTGA
Above is a window of Myxococcus virescens DNA encoding:
- a CDS encoding RidA family protein, whose protein sequence is MRRMARKAIHSDQAPKAIGPYSQAVQVDAGKMTFLSGQIPLDPATMEMVQGDVVVQAERVMENLKAVLAASGLDFSHVVRCTIFLTDLGDFARVNEVYGRYFTGAPPARATVQVSALPRGSKVEIDAIAVS
- a CDS encoding RelA/SpoT family protein → MIRLNDILQRVSQYHPDPDLDIIKKAYVYSAKVHQGQLRKSGEPYLVHPLEVAGILGELKLDEASIVTGLLHDTIEDTLATEEELTELFGSEVAHLVDGVTKLSKFSASASLSQEEKQAENFRKMIIAMAQDIRVILVKLADRTHNMRTLDHMSEEKQARIAQETLDIYAPLANRLGISWIKTELEDLSFRYVKPQEFFALQAKLNKRKKEREKYIEDTCDVIRSKLAERGLKGEVSGRFKHVYSIYKKIKSQGIDFDQIHDIIAFRIIAPTAPSCYEALGLVHEMWKPVPGRFKDFIAIPKPNMYQSLHTTIIGPLSERVEVQIRTLEMHKIAEEGIAAHWKYKEGKAVISKDDEKFAWLRQLMEWQQDLKDPKEFLETVKVDLFTDEVFVFTPKGDVRSLPRGATPVDFAYAIHSDVGNRCVGAKVNGKIVPLRYKMKNGDTVEVLTSPQQHPSKDWLTFVKTSRAQQRIRGFIKQQQREKSLQLGRELADRELKRFQLNFNRLVKSGEMKKAAVDLGFRVEDDMLVAIGYGKVTPQQLSHRLVPQEKLNAAEAGGRGDANPAAATTSGGTGNSVLPGLSRVTDLAKRLVGRSNRSGVQIGGVDDVLVRFGRCCNPVPGDPIAGFITRGRGVTVHTVGCEKALATDPERRVDVSWDVRGDFKRPVTLRVLTADRPGLLADITNTFSKKGVNISQANCRATGDDRAVNTFEVIISDLKQLTDLMRTIERLQGVYSVERI
- a CDS encoding FHA domain-containing protein produces the protein MSQLLLSSLAVVCPNCDGYNSPRSAACVLCGQALGEPAAAPRPAATKPPLAVPRPGTPPGSRPVAVSNFPGGKVAEPVIPPAPSAIPPGLRPSARTPPPTAAGLTVERPQQRTPTAPPGIMARTGGASGPATTRPPPPVPDSAMPSRAGVATTAPRPAPPAASRFGLAVIAGSARGQRYKLPVTGCVVGRQRGAILFADDAFVSPLHATFLVKDGALYVRDESSASGVFVTVGGTEALTPRTHFSAGQRLFRFTGRLEPQPPVTGRPAIYGAPVPLGQAVYGVEEMLVGGRAGRAVVTAAPLLTIGLAHCDLSFPGDEGLAGRHCELSPTPTGALLRDLSGGLGTYVRLASGVERPLRPGDRVRLGQHVLQVETLG
- a CDS encoding serine/threonine-protein kinase, translated to MHCPSCGADAQESSRFCPACGATLVRTPDTDEYVGKTIAYKYRVEALIGEGGMGKVFRARQLSLDKVVVLKVLRHTLLSDERTVARFQREAKAASRLNHPNSISVLDFGQAEDGALFIAMEYVAGQDLHQILSREWPLNEGRVVRIVSQVLSALSDAHGAGVIHRDLKPENIMVEPRRNEPDFVKVLDFGIAKITDSTDDGPALTRAGFVCGTPEYMSPEQARGSQLDHRSDLYAVGVILYQLMTGLLPFESDSAVGFATKHLTEEPPPPTRRRPDARISPAMERLILRALSKNPADRPASAEAFKAELQAVDKERRRMESAPRRSAASSAVLAPLPRKSAASPQSDVRDATLPGWGNEVTMEATVRALPGVLEPLPANADAMAATREHTDSLVHTQPGAGGSSGVAFFFKSLTILLVVAALGFFAYYFFMGAGSGGAQDLPYALPTNAPVPAGANNSAVGASPDVPLYDRAIVSGARNVERALELAREGDKALQRADVGLAATKYREAFSRSGDPELALKLGEVYWHRQNPDKEEARGWWNRHLREQPASKARALIEQRLSGTVAQPASP